The following are from one region of the Chlamydiota bacterium genome:
- a CDS encoding glycosyltransferase family 4 protein, which translates to MRILHLVQQYWPFHCGSARYFQLLSEHLAARGHEVRVFTTDALENDYFEDPTKRRARRNVELHRGVTIRRFRTRHLPKKARNRLHDLTPFRWTKHLFYLPVVPGLLRTSLRRHDVDLVHAGVLPYGILLYAARGIARRSRAPLVITPCLHTGEPGDDFILRVHSDPYQIEILRRADLVLALTEGEKRALISLGVPAARVEVIGFGISPREIAGGRADRFRQMHNVAGPLVVFLGTRCYDKGTVHLVQASELLWRKGREFTLVLAGASANRDFTDFYARVPDETKSRIIVRHDIPEEEKRDLLDAATVFAMPSRNDAFGIVFLEAWAYRTPVIGAWASGTPDVISDGRDGLLVPFGDTEALAGKIALLLDDPALAARLGDAGHAAFMTRFTSDRKFAAIERAYERLVSKRR; encoded by the coding sequence GTGAGGATCCTGCACCTCGTCCAGCAGTACTGGCCGTTCCACTGCGGCTCCGCCAGATACTTCCAGCTCCTCTCCGAGCATCTGGCCGCGAGGGGCCACGAGGTCCGCGTCTTCACCACCGACGCCCTCGAGAACGACTACTTCGAGGATCCGACGAAGAGGCGCGCGAGGCGCAACGTCGAGCTCCACCGCGGCGTTACGATCCGCCGTTTCCGCACCCGTCACCTGCCGAAGAAGGCGCGGAATCGCCTCCACGACCTGACCCCGTTCCGGTGGACGAAACACCTGTTCTACCTCCCGGTGGTCCCCGGCCTCCTGCGGACCTCCCTCCGCAGACACGACGTGGATCTCGTCCACGCAGGCGTGCTCCCGTACGGCATCCTCCTGTACGCGGCACGCGGGATCGCCCGGCGGAGCCGCGCCCCTCTCGTGATCACCCCGTGCCTGCACACCGGGGAACCCGGCGACGATTTCATCCTGCGGGTCCACTCAGATCCGTACCAGATCGAGATCCTGCGCCGCGCCGACCTCGTCCTCGCGCTCACCGAAGGGGAGAAGCGCGCCCTTATCTCCCTCGGCGTCCCCGCCGCGCGCGTCGAGGTGATCGGGTTCGGGATATCGCCCCGGGAGATCGCCGGCGGGCGCGCAGACCGTTTCAGGCAAATGCACAATGTCGCCGGCCCCCTCGTGGTCTTCCTGGGCACGCGCTGCTACGACAAGGGGACGGTGCACCTGGTCCAGGCCTCGGAGCTGCTCTGGCGGAAGGGGAGGGAGTTCACCCTCGTCCTCGCCGGCGCCTCGGCCAACAGGGATTTCACCGACTTCTACGCTCGCGTTCCCGACGAAACGAAGAGCCGGATCATTGTGCGACACGATATCCCCGAGGAGGAGAAGCGCGATCTTCTCGACGCGGCGACGGTGTTTGCGATGCCCTCCCGCAACGACGCCTTCGGCATCGTCTTCCTCGAGGCGTGGGCCTACCGTACGCCGGTGATCGGCGCGTGGGCGAGCGGGACCCCGGACGTCATCTCCGACGGCCGGGATGGCCTCCTGGTGCCGTTCGGCGACACGGAGGCGCTCGCCGGAAAGATCGCGCTCCTCCTCGATGACCCGGCTCTCGCCGCCCGCCTCGGCGATGCCGGGCACGCCGCCTTCATGACCCGTTTCACCTCCGATCGCAAGTTCGCGGCGATAGAGCGCGCCTACGAGCGGCTCGTCTCGAAGCGGCGGTGA
- a CDS encoding electron transport complex protein RnfC → MDIVEQVKRSGVVGAGGAGFPAWKKLSARAEYVIANGSECEPLIRVDQQLMTRYACELVEGMRLAMEATGAKKGIIALKNKYHRAVTALEGCAARGDIAIHLLDNYYPAGDEQALVCDVTGRIVPEGGIPLDIGVVVQNVGTLINIRRARDGRAVTHRWLTVTGAVREPKTICVPVGTSVADVLRAAGGPLVAPYAVIDGGPMMGVESCGVARKTTTSLIVLPEDHKLIRYKRKDIAYDVKIARSACEGCRFCTDLCPRFLLGHTLEPHAIMGAVAYQSAEEIDPRVVAQAYLCCQCGLCGMYACPTMLSPERIIRALAVDLKKAGAKPIHRRPRPTALPERDYRRSPVPALVERFELGGYEAEAPLVDAPLETGSVRIPLKQHVGVPCVPAVKEGDRVKVGDLIADVPAGALGAPLHASITGVVSAVGPEGIELRA, encoded by the coding sequence ATGGACATCGTCGAGCAGGTGAAACGGTCGGGGGTCGTGGGCGCGGGCGGCGCGGGCTTCCCCGCCTGGAAGAAGCTGAGCGCCCGGGCGGAGTACGTCATCGCCAACGGCTCCGAGTGCGAGCCGCTCATCCGCGTCGACCAGCAGCTGATGACCCGCTACGCCTGCGAGCTCGTGGAGGGGATGCGGCTGGCGATGGAGGCGACCGGGGCGAAGAAGGGGATCATCGCCCTGAAAAACAAGTACCACCGGGCCGTGACCGCGCTCGAGGGGTGCGCGGCGCGCGGCGACATCGCGATCCACCTCCTCGACAACTACTACCCGGCGGGCGACGAGCAGGCGCTGGTCTGCGACGTCACGGGACGGATCGTCCCCGAGGGCGGCATCCCGCTCGACATCGGCGTCGTGGTGCAGAACGTCGGGACGCTCATCAACATCCGGCGCGCGCGGGACGGACGGGCGGTCACGCACCGGTGGCTCACCGTGACGGGGGCGGTGCGGGAGCCCAAGACGATCTGCGTCCCCGTGGGGACCTCGGTCGCGGACGTGCTTCGGGCCGCGGGCGGGCCCCTCGTCGCGCCGTACGCCGTCATCGACGGGGGGCCGATGATGGGCGTCGAGTCGTGCGGGGTGGCGCGCAAGACCACCACCAGTCTCATCGTGCTCCCCGAGGACCACAAGCTCATCCGGTACAAGCGGAAGGATATCGCCTACGACGTGAAGATCGCCCGCTCCGCGTGCGAGGGGTGCCGCTTCTGCACCGATCTCTGCCCCCGGTTTCTCCTCGGGCACACGCTTGAGCCGCACGCCATCATGGGGGCCGTGGCGTACCAGTCGGCCGAGGAGATCGACCCGCGCGTCGTTGCGCAGGCCTACCTCTGCTGCCAGTGCGGCCTCTGCGGGATGTACGCCTGCCCGACGATGCTCTCCCCCGAGCGGATCATCAGGGCGCTCGCCGTCGACCTCAAGAAGGCCGGGGCGAAACCGATCCACCGGCGGCCGCGCCCGACCGCGCTCCCGGAGAGGGACTATCGCCGTTCGCCGGTGCCGGCCCTGGTCGAGCGGTTCGAGCTCGGGGGGTACGAGGCGGAGGCGCCGCTGGTGGACGCGCCGCTCGAGACCGGGTCGGTGCGCATCCCGCTGAAGCAGCACGTCGGGGTCCCGTGCGTGCCGGCGGTGAAGGAGGGGGACCGGGTCAAGGTCGGGGACCTGATCGCGGACGTCCCCGCGGGGGCCCTCGGCGCGCCGCTCCACGCGAGCATCACCGGCGTCGTCTCCGCGGTCGGCCCCGAAGGGATCGAACTGCGCGCCTGA
- a CDS encoding glycosyltransferase family 2 protein, which produces MQPLVYVIVINWNGKEHLHSCLGSLARLAYPNLRTVLVDNGSSDGSAGYVRTHFPAVTVLENRRNVGFAAGNNRGMAYALERGADFIALLNNDMEVDPGWLSALVEAAAADPSVGVCAPKLLYFDRRDIIQGIGVCLNRIGLAWDYLNGRYDLPGLSIASEVIAACGGAFFVRAAALRAAGLFDPAYFIYLEDVELSLRIRAHGYRIVTVPAARAYHKASATMRENSPRKNYLTLRNRILLMLKCFPAPMLPRALAGTLRREWGVAQDHYWRGQPRLIATQAHAVLAALTRLPRLFAARRRMPPLTHERVWRLLSPGVKPARIRLPLPPAEGWDRPDAPGIGLASPGARPGPGWYLMHDEADRDCRRFARTATVALKAPAGSALSLRITVGNDHYTAKPVGLRVKANGRELGRVVPKAGWSEHSFPLEGAGPGPVTVTLEADDLYSADLTGEPTDLSFKVRTIALEAAPR; this is translated from the coding sequence ATGCAACCGCTTGTCTACGTCATCGTCATCAACTGGAACGGAAAAGAACACCTTCACTCCTGCCTCGGCTCCCTCGCCCGTCTTGCCTACCCGAATCTGCGCACCGTGTTGGTGGACAACGGTTCCTCGGACGGAAGCGCGGGGTACGTCCGGACCCACTTCCCGGCGGTGACGGTCCTGGAGAATCGGCGCAACGTCGGCTTCGCCGCGGGTAACAACCGGGGGATGGCGTACGCGCTGGAGCGGGGGGCAGACTTCATCGCCCTCCTCAACAACGACATGGAGGTCGACCCGGGTTGGCTCTCGGCGCTCGTCGAGGCCGCCGCGGCCGACCCATCCGTAGGGGTGTGCGCGCCCAAGCTCCTCTACTTCGACCGCCGCGACATCATCCAGGGGATCGGCGTATGCCTCAACAGGATCGGTCTTGCATGGGACTACCTGAACGGGCGCTACGACCTCCCCGGCCTCTCCATTGCCTCCGAGGTGATCGCGGCCTGCGGCGGAGCGTTCTTCGTGCGGGCGGCGGCGCTCCGCGCGGCGGGTCTCTTCGACCCGGCCTACTTCATCTACCTCGAGGACGTGGAACTCAGTCTGCGGATCAGGGCGCACGGGTACCGCATCGTCACGGTGCCCGCGGCGCGCGCCTACCACAAGGCATCCGCCACGATGCGGGAGAACTCCCCTCGCAAGAACTACCTTACGCTGCGAAACAGGATCCTCTTGATGCTGAAATGCTTTCCGGCGCCGATGCTGCCCCGCGCCCTCGCAGGCACCCTGCGCCGGGAATGGGGGGTCGCCCAAGACCACTACTGGAGGGGGCAGCCACGACTGATCGCCACGCAGGCGCACGCCGTCCTCGCCGCCCTCACCCGTCTCCCCCGCCTGTTCGCGGCGAGGAGGAGGATGCCCCCCCTGACGCACGAGCGCGTCTGGCGGCTCCTGAGCCCGGGGGTGAAGCCCGCCCGCATCCGCCTCCCTCTTCCTCCCGCGGAAGGATGGGACCGCCCGGACGCACCGGGGATCGGCCTCGCCTCGCCGGGCGCGCGCCCCGGGCCCGGCTGGTACCTGATGCACGACGAGGCCGATCGTGACTGCCGCCGCTTCGCCCGCACGGCCACGGTCGCGCTGAAGGCGCCGGCGGGGTCAGCCCTGTCGCTGCGGATCACCGTCGGCAACGACCATTACACCGCGAAACCGGTCGGCCTGCGGGTGAAGGCCAACGGCCGCGAGCTTGGGCGCGTCGTGCCGAAGGCGGGCTGGAGCGAGCATTCGTTTCCGCTGGAAGGCGCCGGGCCCGGCCCCGTCACCGTGACGCTGGAGGCGGACGACCTTTACAGCGCCGATCTGACCGGCGAACCCACGGACCTGAGCTTCAAGGTGCGCACGATCGCGCTCGAGGCGGCCCCACGGTGA
- a CDS encoding ribonuclease HIII produces MLTKRSETTYIARVNERQAAQVRRDLAARGYAIRPDVPHARFAAAKDGVSVTAFTNGKLLVQGKGAREFVEFYLEPAVLKEVSLGYEELLDPSIAEPRVGVDESGKGDYFGPLLVAAVYVDGEPARRLLDLGVADSKTLGARRIDELAEAIRAETTHSVVAIGPEKYNALYDKIGNLNRLLAWGHARALENVLIKKTACKKAILDKFAERSVLTPALMKRGKKIEIVLRTKAESDVAVAAASVLARSEFCSRLKKLGEEFKTEFPKGGGAAVSRKAREFVKAHGVEGLARVAKLHFNITKKAILES; encoded by the coding sequence ATGCTCACCAAACGTTCCGAGACGACGTACATCGCCCGCGTGAACGAGCGGCAGGCCGCCCAGGTCCGCCGCGATCTCGCCGCGCGCGGCTACGCGATACGCCCGGACGTCCCCCACGCCCGTTTCGCGGCCGCCAAGGACGGCGTGAGCGTCACCGCGTTCACGAACGGCAAGCTCCTCGTCCAGGGAAAGGGCGCGCGCGAATTCGTAGAGTTCTACCTCGAGCCCGCGGTGCTCAAGGAGGTGTCGCTCGGCTACGAGGAGCTGCTCGACCCGTCCATCGCCGAGCCGCGCGTCGGCGTGGACGAGAGCGGCAAGGGGGACTATTTCGGGCCCCTCCTCGTCGCCGCGGTCTACGTCGACGGGGAGCCCGCGCGCCGGCTGCTCGACCTCGGCGTGGCGGACAGCAAGACGCTCGGCGCCAGGAGGATCGACGAGCTCGCCGAGGCGATCCGCGCCGAGACGACGCACTCCGTCGTCGCCATCGGCCCCGAGAAGTACAACGCCCTCTACGACAAGATCGGGAACCTGAACCGGCTCCTCGCCTGGGGGCACGCCCGCGCGCTCGAGAACGTGCTCATCAAGAAGACCGCCTGCAAGAAGGCCATCCTCGACAAGTTCGCGGAGCGGAGCGTCCTCACCCCCGCCCTGATGAAGCGCGGCAAGAAGATCGAGATCGTCCTCCGCACGAAGGCGGAGTCCGACGTCGCCGTCGCCGCCGCCTCGGTGCTCGCCCGGAGCGAGTTCTGCAGCCGGCTGAAGAAGCTCGGCGAGGAGTTCAAGACCGAGTTCCCGAAGGGGGGCGGGGCCGCCGTGTCCCGGAAGGCGCGGGAGTTCGTCAAGGCGCACGGGGTCGAGGGACTCGCGCGGGTGGCGAAGCTCCATTTCAACATCACCAAGAAGGCAATCCTGGAGAGCTGA
- a CDS encoding NAD-dependent epimerase/dehydratase family protein — MAASVLVTGGTGFTGGRLCVKLAGLGYRVRTVARAPEKAAALQAAGVEVVRGDLKDRDSLLAAADGCETVYHIAALFRQEGVPDAEFRAVNVAGTLNILEAARARGARRFVHCSTVGVHGHVSRIPADENAPFNPGDAYQESKVEGEERARDFFRTRGLPGVVFRPTGIYGPGDLRFLKLFRHIKSGRFRMIGRGDAYYHLTYIDDLTDGIVLCGTHPRAPGNVYILGGARYAPLRELVETIAEALGVSVSRMRIPFAPVYAAAFLCEKVCRPLGIEPPIFRRRVDFFRKDRAFDISKAKRELGYAPRVGMPEGIRRTADWYRAQGLL, encoded by the coding sequence ATGGCTGCGAGCGTGTTGGTGACGGGCGGCACCGGATTCACCGGCGGGCGCCTCTGTGTGAAGCTGGCCGGGCTCGGTTACCGCGTCCGCACCGTCGCGCGCGCGCCGGAAAAGGCCGCGGCGCTCCAGGCGGCGGGCGTGGAGGTGGTCCGCGGAGACTTGAAGGACCGGGACTCCCTCCTCGCGGCGGCCGACGGCTGCGAGACCGTCTACCATATCGCCGCCCTCTTCCGCCAGGAGGGGGTCCCCGACGCCGAGTTCAGGGCCGTGAACGTGGCCGGCACGCTGAACATCCTCGAGGCCGCGCGCGCCCGCGGCGCTCGCCGTTTCGTCCACTGCAGCACCGTCGGCGTGCACGGCCACGTGAGCCGGATTCCGGCGGACGAGAATGCCCCGTTCAATCCCGGCGACGCCTACCAGGAGTCGAAGGTCGAGGGGGAGGAACGGGCGCGCGACTTCTTCCGTACCCGCGGCCTCCCGGGCGTCGTCTTCAGGCCGACGGGGATCTACGGCCCCGGGGACCTCCGGTTCCTCAAGCTGTTCCGCCACATCAAGTCGGGGCGCTTCCGGATGATCGGGCGCGGGGACGCCTACTACCACCTTACCTACATCGACGATCTCACGGACGGCATCGTCCTCTGCGGCACGCACCCGCGCGCGCCGGGCAACGTCTACATCCTCGGCGGCGCGCGCTACGCGCCCCTCCGGGAACTCGTCGAGACGATCGCCGAGGCGCTCGGGGTTTCGGTCTCCCGCATGCGCATCCCGTTCGCCCCCGTCTACGCGGCGGCGTTCCTCTGCGAGAAGGTCTGCCGCCCGCTCGGCATCGAGCCGCCGATCTTCCGGCGGCGGGTTGACTTCTTCAGAAAGGACCGCGCATTCGACATCTCCAAGGCGAAGCGGGAGCTCGGCTACGCGCCGCGTGTGGGGATGCCGGAGGGGATCCGACGCACCGCGGACTGGTACCGGGCGCAGGGGCTGCTCTGA
- a CDS encoding phosphomannomutase/phosphoglucomutase encodes MAAIPAGIFREYDIRGLVGRDLNERTVALLGRGIGTLLARKGIFRVSIGRDVRLSSKGYRDSLLAGLLETGMRVADLGVVTTPMLYFSLFTLDVGGGVMITGSHNPPDYNGFKIAEGRSTIHGERIREVREVIEAGDFKSGKGAVEEVSVEEEYRRALVERVSMGPRPVRLAVDAGNGAAGPTSTRILRDLGCEVTPLYCEPDGRFPNHHPDPTLPASVKDLRSKTLEVKADAGIGFDGDGDRIGVIDEKGGIVWTDMLLILYARDLLKRRPGSAVIFDVKCSHLCAAEIAKAGGVPVMWKTGHSLIKQKMRAENAPLAGEMSGHVCFADNYFGYDDATFAACRLAQILSREDRPLSALLGDIPKTFATPEIRIDCPDDRKFEIVAALKAQLGARYDTLDIDGVRVRFEDGWGLVRASNTQPVLVLRFEAETQERLDEIRGIVLEKLREHLPAPI; translated from the coding sequence ATGGCGGCTATCCCGGCGGGGATCTTCAGGGAATACGATATACGGGGGCTCGTGGGGCGGGATCTCAACGAGCGCACCGTCGCCCTTCTCGGGCGCGGGATCGGGACCCTCCTCGCCCGGAAGGGGATCTTTCGCGTCTCCATCGGGCGGGACGTGCGCCTGAGCTCGAAAGGGTACCGCGACTCCCTTCTCGCCGGGCTCCTCGAAACCGGGATGCGCGTGGCCGATCTCGGGGTGGTGACCACGCCGATGCTCTACTTCTCGCTGTTCACCCTCGATGTCGGCGGGGGGGTGATGATCACCGGAAGCCACAATCCCCCGGACTACAACGGCTTCAAGATCGCCGAGGGCAGGTCCACCATCCACGGGGAGAGGATCCGGGAGGTGCGGGAGGTCATCGAGGCGGGCGATTTCAAAAGCGGCAAGGGCGCCGTCGAGGAGGTGTCGGTGGAGGAGGAGTACCGCCGGGCTCTCGTCGAGCGGGTCTCGATGGGGCCGCGCCCGGTGCGGCTGGCGGTGGACGCGGGGAACGGCGCCGCCGGCCCCACGAGCACGCGGATCCTGCGGGACCTGGGCTGCGAGGTGACGCCCCTCTACTGCGAACCGGACGGCCGTTTCCCGAACCACCACCCCGACCCGACCCTCCCCGCGTCCGTGAAAGACCTCCGGTCGAAGACGCTGGAGGTGAAGGCGGACGCCGGGATCGGATTCGACGGCGACGGGGACCGGATCGGCGTCATCGACGAGAAGGGCGGGATCGTCTGGACGGACATGCTGCTCATCCTCTACGCCCGCGACCTGCTGAAGCGCCGGCCGGGTTCCGCGGTGATCTTCGACGTGAAATGTTCCCACCTGTGCGCGGCCGAGATCGCGAAGGCGGGAGGGGTCCCGGTGATGTGGAAGACCGGGCACTCGCTCATCAAGCAGAAGATGCGCGCGGAGAACGCCCCGCTCGCCGGCGAGATGAGCGGGCACGTCTGCTTCGCGGACAACTACTTCGGCTACGACGACGCGACGTTCGCCGCCTGCCGCCTCGCCCAGATCCTCTCGCGCGAGGATCGCCCCCTCTCCGCGCTCCTCGGCGACATCCCGAAGACCTTCGCCACGCCGGAGATCCGGATCGACTGCCCCGACGACAGGAAGTTCGAGATCGTCGCGGCGCTCAAGGCGCAGCTCGGCGCCCGCTACGACACGCTCGACATCGACGGCGTCCGGGTGCGCTTCGAGGACGGGTGGGGGCTGGTGAGGGCCTCGAACACGCAGCCGGTTCTCGTCCTGCGCTTCGAGGCGGAGACGCAGGAGCGCCTCGACGAGATCAGGGGCATCGTTTTGGAGAAGCTGCGGGAGCATCTTCCGGCCCCGATCTGA
- a CDS encoding BMC domain-containing protein — protein sequence MEPAILVIEFNSVAGGIFVTDLLVKEAAVEILDSRTVCPGKYIVTVSGDVEALRSAFKAARESDLGETITEQHLLPRVHPLVVAAAGGETGAAGQGAVGVIETYGVPACVRAADAGAKAAGVAIADLRLANAQGGKSIVVFAGTQQDVEEALAAGKAAAEEMRGLINAVIVERPHDCVARFLEA from the coding sequence ATGGAACCGGCGATACTCGTGATCGAGTTCAACAGCGTCGCGGGCGGGATCTTCGTCACGGACCTCCTCGTGAAGGAGGCCGCCGTGGAGATCCTCGACTCGCGCACGGTCTGCCCCGGGAAGTACATCGTGACGGTTTCCGGCGACGTCGAGGCGCTCCGCTCCGCGTTCAAGGCGGCGCGGGAATCCGACCTCGGCGAGACGATCACCGAGCAGCACCTCCTCCCCCGCGTCCACCCGCTCGTGGTCGCCGCGGCCGGCGGGGAGACCGGCGCGGCGGGGCAGGGGGCGGTGGGGGTGATCGAGACCTACGGCGTTCCGGCGTGCGTGCGCGCGGCCGACGCGGGCGCGAAGGCGGCCGGCGTCGCGATCGCCGACCTGCGTCTCGCGAACGCACAGGGGGGCAAATCCATCGTCGTCTTCGCCGGGACGCAGCAGGACGTCGAGGAGGCGCTCGCGGCGGGGAAGGCCGCGGCGGAGGAGATGCGGGGGCTCATCAATGCCGTCATCGTCGAGCGCCCGCACGACTGTGTGGCGAGGTTCCTGGAGGCGTAG
- a CDS encoding phosphatase PAP2 family protein, with translation MDIAVFRWINGHHSSSLDVLMWGSSAAVDFFLLWLLLGLAVWAFDRKRGRETLLGLLIAVAFSYLSVDLILKSLVARARPFVSLDGVRLLRDTPSLRLFKETWSFPSGHCTSSAAAAWVLGSRHRRLLLPAALLVGLVAYSRVYLGMHYPTDCLAGLALGALCGAGACRAARAVSRQPRVSSGPRD, from the coding sequence ATGGATATCGCCGTGTTTCGATGGATCAACGGTCACCACAGCAGTTCTCTCGATGTCCTGATGTGGGGATCGAGCGCGGCGGTAGACTTCTTTCTTCTCTGGCTGCTCCTGGGCCTCGCCGTGTGGGCGTTTGACCGGAAGCGGGGCAGGGAGACGCTGCTCGGCCTCCTGATCGCGGTCGCCTTTTCATACCTCTCGGTGGACCTGATCCTGAAGTCGCTCGTCGCGCGCGCGCGGCCGTTCGTCTCGCTCGACGGGGTCCGGCTGCTCCGTGACACCCCCTCCCTCCGGCTCTTCAAGGAGACCTGGTCGTTCCCCTCGGGCCACTGCACCTCGTCCGCGGCGGCCGCCTGGGTCCTTGGCTCGCGCCACCGGCGGCTCCTGCTCCCGGCCGCCCTGCTCGTCGGGCTCGTGGCCTACTCCCGCGTCTACCTCGGGATGCACTACCCGACCGACTGCCTCGCCGGGCTCGCGCTCGGTGCGCTGTGCGGCGCGGGCGCCTGCCGCGCGGCGAGGGCGGTCTCGCGGCAGCCCCGCGTCTCGTCCGGGCCTCGGGATTGA
- the sppA gene encoding signal peptide peptidase SppA gives MVGRAGRVLKWIGLAVLVAALAGSVLLNAGLLVLLVGEKASSDDETLRFRELTVEGKGDRKVALISLAGVIGRGYGDPLIGGRNTVPAVIAQLKKAERDNDVRAVILEIDSPGGGVGDSDLLYHEVRALREKGKPVVCHLKDVAASGAYYVAVGGSRIIAQPTTITGSIGVIMHGVNLEGLLEKIGVREVVIKKGRMKDILSPTRPLTPEEERLLQGIADGVFRRFAGIVMRERNLDMQRMETIADGRLFLAPEALKAGLIDGIGYREDALDAAASLAGVREPRLVRYEKLFSFRDLFSASSRTVSPAAGFWDGLLEACAPKPMYLWTF, from the coding sequence GTGGTAGGCCGTGCGGGCAGGGTGCTGAAATGGATCGGGCTGGCCGTGCTCGTCGCGGCGCTCGCCGGGAGCGTCCTCTTGAACGCCGGGCTGCTCGTCCTCCTGGTGGGCGAGAAGGCCTCCTCCGACGACGAGACGCTCAGGTTCCGCGAGCTGACCGTCGAGGGGAAGGGGGACCGGAAGGTGGCGCTCATTTCGCTCGCCGGCGTGATCGGGCGGGGCTACGGAGACCCGCTCATCGGCGGCAGGAACACGGTCCCCGCCGTCATCGCCCAGCTCAAGAAGGCCGAGCGCGACAACGACGTCAGGGCGGTGATCCTGGAGATCGACAGCCCGGGCGGGGGCGTCGGCGACAGCGATCTCCTCTACCACGAGGTCCGCGCCCTGCGGGAGAAGGGGAAGCCGGTCGTCTGCCACCTCAAGGACGTCGCCGCCTCGGGGGCGTACTACGTCGCCGTCGGCGGAAGCCGCATCATCGCGCAGCCCACGACGATCACCGGGAGCATCGGCGTCATCATGCACGGCGTCAATCTCGAGGGGCTCCTGGAGAAGATCGGCGTGCGCGAGGTCGTCATCAAGAAAGGGAGGATGAAGGACATCCTCTCCCCCACCCGCCCCCTCACGCCGGAGGAGGAGCGGCTGCTGCAGGGGATCGCGGACGGCGTCTTCCGTCGTTTCGCGGGCATCGTGATGCGGGAGCGCAACCTGGACATGCAGCGGATGGAAACGATCGCCGACGGGCGGCTCTTTCTCGCCCCCGAGGCGCTCAAGGCGGGGCTGATCGACGGCATCGGGTACCGCGAGGACGCGCTCGATGCGGCGGCGTCGCTTGCCGGCGTGCGGGAGCCCCGCCTCGTCCGTTACGAGAAACTGTTTTCGTTCAGGGACCTGTTCAGCGCCTCGTCGCGGACGGTGTCGCCCGCGGCGGGATTCTGGGACGGGCTGCTGGAGGCCTGCGCCCCGAAACCGATGTACCTGTGGACCTTCTGA
- a CDS encoding SGNH/GDSL hydrolase family protein yields the protein MLFAVICLVLGLLGALLLPLTELFPAVQRILIGAVIAIAILALTRATGLVRWDSLNKRFLRSSRLKGALSSLLSILLLIGALELCARVLTATGVLGYYRPIITVESAAKKTDWRAHHITKDEAREPDPVLFWRSIRRYPYNAQGFKGKELPPVKGPHEFRIFCYGDSNTDGPDRGGWPEQLQAVLDLRSLPGVREFAVVNAGVAGYSSYQGLRRFQQEVATYSPDLVLVSFGWNDHWEALGAPDKQFSSAIPFVDTLQGTLLRYRFYLVLKQYMVPCLLRRESFSGPRVSPEEYLENLAGFVETARRHGAAVVLMTRPYGDERILRNDRVPAKYLTKIARGNKDLLAFAAREQAHVLDIHGAFAALPSSLFVDSCHFTLQGHKKMAELLCNYLEDNGLLPAAGQRAVTPSSGGAVRAQKQR from the coding sequence ATGCTATTCGCCGTCATCTGCCTCGTCCTCGGGCTCCTCGGCGCGCTGCTGCTGCCGCTCACCGAACTGTTTCCCGCGGTTCAGAGGATACTCATTGGCGCCGTCATCGCCATCGCCATACTCGCCCTCACGCGCGCGACCGGCCTCGTGCGTTGGGACTCCCTCAACAAACGGTTCCTGCGTTCGTCGCGCCTGAAAGGGGCGCTGAGCTCTCTCCTCTCCATCCTCCTCCTCATAGGGGCGCTTGAGCTTTGCGCACGGGTCCTCACCGCCACCGGGGTGCTCGGCTACTACCGCCCGATCATCACGGTAGAGTCGGCGGCGAAGAAGACGGACTGGCGCGCCCATCACATCACCAAGGACGAGGCCCGGGAACCGGACCCGGTCCTATTCTGGCGGTCAATCCGCCGATACCCGTACAACGCGCAGGGATTCAAGGGGAAGGAGTTGCCGCCCGTGAAGGGGCCGCACGAATTCCGCATCTTCTGCTACGGGGACTCCAACACCGACGGCCCCGACAGGGGCGGGTGGCCCGAACAGCTCCAGGCGGTCCTCGACCTGAGATCCCTTCCGGGCGTCCGCGAATTTGCGGTCGTGAATGCCGGCGTCGCCGGCTATTCCTCCTACCAGGGCCTGCGCAGGTTTCAGCAGGAGGTCGCCACGTACTCCCCCGACCTCGTCCTCGTGAGTTTCGGATGGAACGACCACTGGGAGGCGCTGGGAGCCCCTGACAAGCAGTTCAGCTCGGCGATCCCTTTCGTCGACACGCTCCAGGGAACATTGCTCAGGTACCGCTTCTACCTCGTTCTGAAACAGTATATGGTGCCGTGCCTGCTCCGCAGGGAGTCCTTCTCCGGCCCCCGGGTATCCCCGGAGGAGTACCTCGAGAACCTGGCCGGGTTCGTCGAAACCGCGCGCCGGCATGGCGCCGCGGTGGTGCTGATGACCCGGCCTTACGGCGATGAGCGAATACTGCGCAACGACCGCGTCCCGGCAAAATATCTGACAAAGATCGCACGGGGCAACAAGGACCTTTTGGCGTTCGCCGCGCGCGAACAGGCGCACGTCCTGGATATCCACGGCGCCTTCGCCGCCCTCCCTTCCTCCCTCTTTGTCGACAGCTGTCATTTCACCCTGCAGGGGCACAAAAAGATGGCGGAACTCCTCTGCAACTATCTCGAGGACAACGGCCTGCTCCCGGCCGCCGGGCAACGGGCGGTGACGCCCTCATCCGGCGGGGCCGTGCGCGCCCAAAAACAGCGTTGA